In Bacteroidia bacterium, one genomic interval encodes:
- a CDS encoding 23S rRNA (pseudouridine(1915)-N(3))-methyltransferase RlmH: MHIKLLMIGKNKDSFAEAAIVDYAGRVERFNGFEIKYLKEAKNNKNLTAAMDVEADYIFKELAPNDYVILLDEKGKEYTSVQFAAKIEQLRLKNFRQLVYIAGGAYGFSEKVYTRSNELFALSKMTFTHTHARLIFAEQIYRAFTILNNHPYHHI; the protein is encoded by the coding sequence ATGCATATTAAATTGCTGATGATTGGAAAGAATAAAGACAGTTTTGCCGAAGCTGCTATTGTAGATTATGCTGGTAGGGTGGAAAGGTTTAACGGTTTTGAAATAAAGTACCTCAAAGAGGCTAAAAACAACAAAAACCTTACAGCGGCAATGGATGTTGAGGCTGATTATATTTTTAAAGAGTTAGCTCCAAATGACTATGTAATTCTTCTGGACGAGAAAGGCAAAGAATACACTTCGGTTCAGTTTGCTGCAAAAATTGAGCAGCTCAGGCTTAAAAATTTCAGGCAGTTGGTTTATATTGCAGGTGGAGCTTATGGTTTTTCTGAAAAAGTTTATACACGATCTAACGAGCTGTTCGCCCTGTCAAAAATGACATTCACCCATACGCATGCAAGATTGATTTTTGCCGAGCAGATTTACAGAGCATTTACTATCCTGAACAATCATCCCTATCATCATATTTAA
- a CDS encoding amino acid permease translates to MNLFRKKTVAEIMKRAGEDASEHSSLAKHLGVRDLTALGIAAIIGAGIFSTIGNASAQGGPGVILLFLFTAIACGFTAFAYAEFASLVPVSGSAYTYSYVAFGEFIAWIIGWALIMEYGIGNITVAISWSDYLTGLLDSMGIHLPLWMTMDYLTAAKGFSKAGALMLSGRTLESLDAGVRDAYLAWQGAPTIGPLHIVADLPALLIILIITWIVYRGIKESKNAGNAMVIVKLSVVLLVIAVGLFYINTDNWHPFLPNGIPGVLKGVSAVFFAYIGFDAISTTAEECKNPQRDLPRGMMWAIIICTVLYIAIALVLTGMVNYSTLAVGDPLAYVFSALNLKWMSAIIAVSAIVAMASVLLVFQLGQPRIWMSMSRDGLLPKKFATIHPKYKTPSFASIVTGFVVAIPALFMNLTMVTDLCSIGTLFAFVLVCAGVLKMQITPNAPRGSFKTPYVNAKFIFPVMLIIAMILSLTYNKEGVTNFLKNTPQPYATENLISSLGAERIKDLMSTVSLKDADAFAASDNDLATYLSQLKEDTYLQKLTEYGLSHKEIYESGLGLFKHKIPTWIFIISCLYLCVLTWKYNLSLIPLLGLVCCLYMMSEMGISNWIGFSIWLAVGLIIYFGYSYRNSKLNFLKK, encoded by the coding sequence ATGAATTTATTCAGAAAGAAAACAGTAGCTGAAATAATGAAACGTGCCGGTGAAGATGCCTCAGAGCATAGTTCATTAGCGAAGCATTTAGGCGTGCGTGACCTCACTGCATTGGGCATTGCCGCAATTATTGGTGCGGGAATTTTTTCGACTATAGGTAATGCAAGCGCACAAGGTGGCCCCGGTGTAATTTTATTATTTCTATTTACAGCCATTGCCTGTGGTTTCACAGCTTTTGCTTATGCAGAGTTTGCATCATTAGTTCCGGTTAGTGGAAGCGCATATACTTACAGCTATGTTGCCTTCGGTGAATTTATTGCATGGATTATCGGTTGGGCATTAATAATGGAGTATGGCATTGGAAATATTACCGTTGCCATTTCATGGAGCGATTATTTAACAGGACTACTCGATAGTATGGGCATTCATCTGCCTTTATGGATGACAATGGATTACCTGACAGCCGCAAAAGGATTCAGCAAAGCAGGTGCGCTGATGCTTAGTGGAAGAACACTTGAAAGTCTTGATGCCGGTGTGCGCGATGCCTATTTAGCATGGCAGGGCGCACCAACAATTGGTCCACTTCATATTGTTGCTGATTTACCTGCTCTTTTAATTATTCTCATCATTACATGGATTGTTTACAGAGGTATAAAAGAATCAAAAAATGCAGGTAATGCCATGGTAATCGTAAAACTTTCTGTTGTGCTATTGGTAATTGCCGTAGGGTTATTTTATATTAATACAGATAACTGGCATCCGTTTTTACCCAACGGTATTCCGGGAGTTTTAAAAGGTGTGTCGGCAGTATTTTTTGCTTACATCGGCTTTGATGCAATTAGTACAACGGCAGAAGAATGTAAAAACCCACAACGTGATTTACCTCGCGGAATGATGTGGGCAATAATAATATGCACAGTATTATATATTGCAATAGCCTTAGTTCTTACAGGAATGGTAAACTACAGCACATTGGCCGTAGGGGATCCTTTGGCATATGTTTTCAGTGCATTGAATTTAAAATGGATGTCGGCAATTATTGCCGTCAGCGCTATTGTTGCTATGGCAAGTGTTTTATTGGTTTTTCAATTGGGTCAGCCACGCATCTGGATGAGCATGAGCAGAGATGGTTTGTTGCCGAAAAAATTTGCTACCATTCACCCCAAATATAAAACCCCTTCATTTGCTTCTATTGTAACAGGATTTGTAGTAGCCATACCTGCACTTTTTATGAACCTTACCATGGTGACAGACCTTTGCAGCATTGGAACGTTGTTTGCTTTTGTACTGGTTTGTGCCGGAGTATTAAAAATGCAAATAACCCCTAATGCGCCTCGCGGTAGTTTTAAAACACCTTATGTAAATGCGAAATTTATTTTCCCTGTAATGCTAATTATTGCTATGATACTCTCATTGACATATAATAAAGAAGGCGTTACAAATTTTTTAAAGAACACACCACAACCCTACGCTACTGAAAATCTGATTTCATCATTAGGAGCAGAAAGAATCAAAGATTTGATGTCCACTGTTTCTTTAAAAGATGCTGATGCTTTTGCTGCATCTGACAATGATCTGGCCACCTATCTTTCGCAACTAAAGGAAGATACCTATCTTCAAAAACTAACGGAATACGGATTGTCGCATAAAGAAATTTACGAATCGGGGCTAGGGCTTTTCAAACATAAAATACCTACATGGATATTTATTATTTCATGTCTGTATCTTTGTGTCTTAACATGGAAATACAATCTTTCGCTTATTCCACTTTTAGGGTTGGTGTGTTGCCTTTATATGATGAGTGAAATGGGGATATCAAACTGGATTGGATTTTCGATATGGCTGGCTGTAGGACTAATTATTTATTTTGGTTACAGCTACAGGAACAGTAAGTTAAATTTTTTAAAAAAATAA
- a CDS encoding SDR family NAD(P)-dependent oxidoreductase codes for MPSIFITGATAGFGRAIALKFAQHHWSIIINGRRTDRLRTLEEEIKNLGADVISLPFDVRNEQQVNEAIENLPNKWKHIEALVNNAGLAAGVNLIQDGKTDDWNTMIDTNVKGLLYVTKNIIPLMIKQKSGHIINIGSIAGKDAYMKGNVYCATKYAVDALTKSMRIDLLEHGIKVSAVNPGAAETEFSLVRLKGDAEKASAVYKGFQPLVADDIAEIVYFVATRPAHVCINDVVVTPTAQANTAHLLRKAD; via the coding sequence ATGCCTTCAATTTTTATTACCGGTGCAACAGCGGGATTCGGTCGAGCCATAGCATTAAAATTTGCACAACACCATTGGAGCATCATTATTAACGGAAGAAGAACTGACAGACTACGCACTTTAGAAGAAGAAATAAAAAATCTTGGAGCAGATGTTATCAGTCTTCCTTTTGATGTACGCAACGAACAACAAGTTAATGAAGCTATTGAAAATCTTCCAAACAAGTGGAAACACATTGAAGCATTGGTTAATAATGCAGGTCTTGCAGCCGGAGTAAATTTGATTCAGGATGGCAAAACTGACGACTGGAACACAATGATAGATACCAATGTAAAAGGATTGCTTTATGTAACTAAGAATATCATTCCGTTGATGATAAAACAAAAAAGTGGACACATTATCAACATAGGATCTATTGCCGGAAAAGATGCTTACATGAAAGGAAATGTTTATTGTGCCACCAAGTATGCTGTTGATGCTTTGACAAAAAGTATGCGAATTGATTTGCTGGAGCATGGAATAAAAGTCAGTGCAGTAAATCCGGGTGCCGCTGAAACGGAATTTTCTTTGGTTAGATTGAAGGGTGATGCTGAAAAAGCTAGTGCGGTTTATAAAGGTTTTCAACCATTAGTTGCGGACGACATTGCAGAAATTGTATATTTTGTTGCAACGCGTCCTGCACATGTTTGCATAAATGATGTTGTTGTCACACCAACTGCACAGGCAAACACAGCTCATTTACTGCGTAAAGCCGACTAA
- the asnB gene encoding asparagine synthase (glutamine-hydrolyzing), protein MCGIAGIFNFQHKPVDLSVLKQMSDTISYRGTDGEGIWINEQKNLGFAHRRLAIIDLSEEARQPMHYLGRYTIVYNGEIYNYIELKADLEKKGYQFVSHSDTEVILAAFDNKREKCLEDFDGMFAFAIWDNKLQQLFLARDRFGEKPLRYYMDSERLVFASEIKALFKAKVPKKVSKEKMENFLENNVSIYNTETFFDGIKKLPHGHYAFVQNGNIDIREYYRLQYRNIVAMDDHECAEEFRRLFFLSISRRLRSDVPVATSFSGGLDSSGIVCVMHQLREKVNYKLFSARFDDDVKDEGKWMKYITDSLHFPQVNKPIEPKEILEEIEKIVYHNEIPIGSTSVAAQYLLYKEVKNHHIKVILDGQGADEMLAGYGHYRFHYLNDLLLRFRVMEYMNERRAYNDRYQNSLPIGPWQLTKMFLTKTVRPFEDNTLGYQSFKAALFNDMVQNLQQLLNFSDSNSMAHGVEARLPFLYHKLVDFVFSLPANQIYRNATTKYVYRNAMKGIIPDVILNRKDKLGFAPPQERWLPQFKLPEKSRLREMGLTYSDNHWRNYISEVFLKVADTRY, encoded by the coding sequence ATGTGCGGTATAGCCGGCATTTTCAATTTTCAGCATAAACCCGTTGATTTATCAGTATTAAAACAAATGTCAGACACCATTTCCTACAGAGGGACTGATGGTGAAGGTATTTGGATAAATGAACAAAAGAATCTTGGTTTTGCGCACAGGCGATTGGCTATCATTGACCTTTCTGAAGAAGCAAGGCAGCCAATGCATTATCTGGGACGCTATACAATTGTTTACAATGGCGAAATTTATAATTATATCGAACTGAAGGCTGACCTTGAAAAGAAAGGGTATCAGTTTGTATCGCACTCCGACACGGAAGTGATACTTGCAGCATTTGACAATAAGCGTGAGAAATGTCTCGAAGATTTTGATGGTATGTTTGCCTTTGCAATATGGGACAATAAGTTGCAACAGCTTTTTTTAGCACGAGACCGTTTTGGTGAAAAGCCTTTGCGCTACTATATGGATAGTGAGCGGTTGGTTTTTGCATCAGAAATAAAAGCATTGTTCAAAGCCAAGGTTCCAAAGAAAGTTTCTAAAGAGAAGATGGAAAATTTCCTTGAGAATAATGTTTCAATTTATAATACTGAAACTTTTTTTGATGGAATAAAAAAACTGCCACATGGTCATTATGCTTTTGTGCAGAATGGCAATATTGATATCCGTGAGTATTACAGATTGCAATACAGGAACATTGTAGCCATGGACGATCATGAATGTGCTGAAGAGTTCAGAAGATTGTTTTTTTTATCCATAAGCAGGCGGTTACGAAGTGATGTCCCTGTGGCAACATCGTTTTCCGGAGGGCTTGATTCCTCGGGAATAGTGTGTGTAATGCATCAACTTAGAGAAAAAGTTAATTATAAATTATTCTCAGCTCGATTTGACGATGATGTAAAAGATGAAGGTAAATGGATGAAGTATATTACAGATTCACTCCATTTTCCTCAAGTAAATAAGCCGATTGAGCCTAAAGAAATTCTAGAAGAAATTGAAAAAATTGTCTATCATAACGAGATTCCAATTGGCTCAACATCGGTAGCAGCGCAATATCTACTTTACAAGGAGGTAAAAAATCATCATATTAAAGTTATTCTTGATGGTCAAGGTGCTGATGAAATGCTGGCAGGATATGGGCATTACCGTTTTCATTATTTAAACGACTTGTTGCTTCGTTTCAGAGTAATGGAATATATGAATGAGAGGCGGGCATATAATGATAGATATCAAAATTCACTTCCCATTGGACCATGGCAACTCACAAAAATGTTTCTTACAAAAACGGTAAGACCATTTGAGGATAATACACTCGGTTATCAATCTTTTAAAGCAGCACTTTTTAATGACATGGTGCAGAATCTGCAACAGTTATTAAACTTTTCTGACAGTAATTCTATGGCTCATGGTGTTGAAGCCAGGCTGCCATTTTTGTATCATAAACTGGTTGACTTTGTTTTTTCATTACCTGCCAATCAGATTTACAGAAATGCAACTACTAAGTATGTTTATCGTAATGCCATGAAAGGAATTATTCCGGATGTTATTCTTAATCGTAAAGATAAATTAGGTTTTGCACCGCCTCAGGAACGATGGCTTCCGCAATTTAAGCTCCCTGAAAAGTCAAGACTTCGTGAAATGGGTCTAACATATTCTGATAATCATTGGCGCAATTATATCTCAGAAGTTTTTTTAAAAGTAGCAGATACTCGTTATTGA
- a CDS encoding DUF4783 domain-containing protein: MMKKTIKLLLSVLLIVTVVKAADVFDDIGTAIRSGDAKQIARFFNNNVDLTIFNQEEVYSKAQAEMVLKDFFSKNAPKSFTIIHKGVSKEGARYAIGTFTTTQGQNIRTYFFVKESGGTASIQELRFEKE, encoded by the coding sequence ATGATGAAAAAAACCATCAAGCTTCTTCTTTCAGTCCTGCTGATAGTTACCGTTGTAAAGGCGGCTGATGTTTTCGATGATATTGGCACAGCCATTCGTTCGGGCGATGCCAAGCAGATTGCACGTTTTTTTAACAACAATGTTGATCTGACAATATTTAATCAGGAAGAAGTTTACAGTAAAGCCCAGGCAGAAATGGTGCTTAAAGATTTCTTCAGCAAAAACGCACCAAAAAGTTTTACTATCATCCATAAGGGTGTTTCCAAAGAAGGTGCACGCTATGCAATTGGAACGTTCACTACAACACAAGGTCAGAATATCAGAACCTATTTCTTTGTAAAAGAAAGTGGTGGCACTGCTTCAATTCAGGAGTTACGCTTCGAAAAAGAATAA
- a CDS encoding AsmA-like C-terminal region-containing protein, with protein sequence MKKFLRISLIVIVILFAAAFVAPFLFKDKIIAAIKNAANENLTATFDFKDLDLSFIRSFPSVYLALNDVSIVGKDVFKGDTLISASSVQIKAEFWKLITSGNTQIKYFGLIQPRIHLIALKDGNVNWDITKPEKETPAKAEESSPFHFSLKKYEISNGYLSYKDEALAMSTVLNNLNHTGSGDFTQDNFLLKTLTTIDKLTYTYAGVSYLYQAKVNLKADLNIESKTSKYTFADNELSINEFPLNFSGFVAMPADDISMDLKFNSPQTDFKYLMSLVPGAYKDNFKEVKTSGKLAFNGFVKGVYSEHTMPGFGINLTVDNGNFKYPSLPAAINNVNLKLAVSNPDGEPDHTIINLSKAHAELGAEPIDARLYVTTPVSNATFDAMLKGTVNLANIKNYIPMDEPSLSGIFKSDLSISGNMNAVEQKQFEKIKAAGWMSLTAMNYKPKDGHTTKINEMKLSFNPRTVQLENLDAVVGKSDFRAKGVIDNLLGYYFKKELLKGEFTLNSYLVDLNQFMTDDGNAAAADSTASGVAEVPENIDFTLTTSIGKILYENKVIEQLKGNVAMRDRTLGFNDVNFKISGGTVALNGVYQTKERNAPYFNFDLALQNFDIQNTVKTFSTVSKVAAIAERCNGKFSSAFNVSGKMDEKMDPVLSTLNGGGKLTTQTVSLNNFEPINKLADALKMPQYKQMNLSNVNLSFKFKNGSIYVDPFETTLAGSKAIISGYSGFDQSINYDVKLSIPKALMGSTASGVVNGMFASVNKATGASFTMPDPVNVKVNMGGTVQKPVIKTSLADAGKGLAEGVKEKAMEQLDAKKEELEAKAKAEAERLKKEAEERVKSEADRLKKEAEAKAKAEADRLKKEAEERAKKEAKDKLNNIFGK encoded by the coding sequence ATGAAAAAGTTTCTTCGCATTTCTTTAATAGTTATTGTCATACTTTTTGCAGCAGCTTTTGTTGCTCCTTTTTTGTTTAAAGATAAAATTATTGCAGCCATTAAAAATGCAGCTAACGAAAACCTGACTGCAACTTTCGATTTTAAGGATTTGGATTTAAGCTTTATACGCAGTTTTCCCTCTGTATATTTAGCATTGAACGATGTTTCTATTGTAGGAAAAGATGTCTTTAAAGGCGATACACTTATTTCAGCTTCATCCGTTCAGATTAAAGCTGAGTTTTGGAAACTCATTACATCAGGAAATACGCAGATAAAATATTTCGGATTAATACAACCACGTATTCATCTTATAGCACTGAAAGACGGAAATGTAAACTGGGATATCACCAAACCTGAAAAAGAAACCCCTGCAAAAGCCGAAGAGTCTTCGCCATTTCATTTTTCATTGAAGAAGTATGAAATATCTAACGGTTATCTTTCATACAAAGATGAGGCTTTGGCAATGAGTACCGTACTCAATAATCTGAATCATACCGGTAGTGGTGACTTTACTCAGGATAATTTTTTACTGAAAACGCTGACTACAATTGATAAACTGACTTATACCTATGCAGGCGTGAGTTATTTGTATCAGGCAAAGGTTAACCTCAAAGCAGATTTGAACATTGAGTCTAAAACATCGAAATACACTTTTGCCGACAATGAATTAAGTATAAACGAATTTCCGCTAAATTTTTCGGGATTTGTTGCAATGCCTGCAGACGATATTTCAATGGATTTGAAATTTAATTCACCACAAACAGATTTTAAATATCTGATGTCGTTAGTTCCGGGTGCGTATAAAGATAATTTTAAAGAGGTAAAGACTTCCGGTAAGCTAGCCTTCAATGGTTTTGTAAAAGGTGTTTATTCAGAACATACCATGCCCGGGTTTGGCATTAATCTTACAGTAGATAATGGTAATTTTAAATACCCTTCATTGCCTGCAGCAATCAATAATGTGAATCTGAAATTAGCTGTCAGCAATCCGGATGGTGAGCCGGATCATACCATCATCAACCTGTCGAAAGCACATGCAGAGTTGGGTGCCGAGCCAATTGACGCACGTTTGTATGTAACAACCCCGGTAAGCAATGCCACCTTTGATGCTATGCTCAAAGGCACTGTCAATTTAGCTAATATTAAAAATTATATTCCAATGGATGAGCCATCGCTTTCAGGAATTTTCAAGAGTGATCTTAGCATTAGCGGAAATATGAATGCTGTGGAACAAAAACAGTTCGAGAAAATTAAGGCTGCAGGATGGATGTCTCTTACAGCAATGAACTATAAACCCAAAGATGGTCACACCACAAAAATTAATGAAATGAAACTCAGTTTTAACCCACGCACTGTTCAGTTAGAAAATTTAGATGCAGTGGTAGGGAAAAGCGATTTCAGAGCTAAAGGAGTTATAGATAATTTGCTTGGTTATTATTTTAAGAAAGAATTACTTAAAGGAGAATTTACTTTAAACAGTTATTTGGTTGACCTCAATCAGTTTATGACAGATGATGGCAATGCTGCTGCTGCCGATAGCACCGCATCAGGCGTTGCCGAAGTTCCGGAGAATATTGATTTTACATTGACCACTTCAATAGGAAAAATTCTTTACGAAAACAAAGTCATTGAGCAACTGAAAGGAAATGTTGCCATGCGCGACCGCACACTTGGATTCAATGATGTTAATTTTAAAATTTCCGGTGGTACGGTTGCACTCAATGGTGTATATCAGACTAAGGAGCGGAATGCGCCATATTTTAATTTTGATCTGGCATTACAGAATTTTGATATTCAGAATACGGTTAAAACATTCAGCACGGTAAGTAAGGTAGCTGCTATTGCCGAAAGGTGTAATGGAAAATTCTCTTCAGCATTTAATGTCAGTGGTAAAATGGATGAGAAAATGGATCCTGTTTTATCTACATTAAACGGAGGAGGCAAGTTAACCACACAAACAGTATCGCTGAACAATTTTGAACCTATCAATAAGTTAGCTGATGCACTAAAGATGCCACAATACAAACAAATGAACCTGTCGAATGTAAATCTGTCGTTTAAGTTTAAGAACGGCAGCATTTATGTTGACCCTTTTGAAACTACCTTGGCAGGCAGTAAGGCAATTATCAGTGGTTATTCAGGTTTTGACCAAAGCATCAACTACGATGTGAAGCTGAGTATTCCTAAGGCACTTATGGGAAGTACGGCATCAGGTGTTGTTAACGGAATGTTTGCCAGTGTAAATAAGGCAACAGGTGCATCGTTCACCATGCCCGATCCGGTAAACGTTAAAGTAAACATGGGTGGCACAGTTCAAAAACCGGTAATAAAAACATCACTTGCTGATGCAGGTAAAGGTTTGGCAGAAGGGGTGAAAGAAAAGGCTATGGAGCAGCTGGACGCCAAAAAAGAAGAACTGGAAGCCAAGGCAAAAGCCGAAGCGGAGCGACTAAAAAAAGAAGCAGAAGAGCGTGTGAAGTCAGAAGCCGACCGTTTGAAGAAAGAAGCTGAAGCCAAAGCCAAAGCCGAGGCCGATAGACTTAAAAAAGAAGCCGAAGAACGTGCTAAAAAAGAAGCCAAGGACAAACTGAATAATATTTTCGGGAAATAG